The following proteins are encoded in a genomic region of Mycolicibacterium confluentis:
- the scpA gene encoding methylmalonyl-CoA mutase, translated as MTTTTPAVGSFSDVPLRGGAAGRPATPDTAAEAVSAAAAAHGYTPEQLTWATPEGIDVKPVYIEADRAAAVEAGYPLDSFPGEPPFVRGPYPTMYVNQPWTIRQYAGFSTAAESNAFYRRNLAAGQKGLSVAFDLATHRGYDSDHPRVAGDVGMAGVAIDSILDMRQLFDGIDLGAVSVSMTMNGAVLPILALYVVAAEEQGVPPEKLAGTIQNDILKEFMVRNTYIYPPKPSMRIISDIFGYTSTKMPKFNSISISGYHIQEAGATADLELAYTLADGVEYIKAGLDAGLSIDKFAPRLSFFWGIGMNFFMEVAKLRAGRLLWSELVAQFDPKSSKSLSLRTHSQTSGWSLTAQDVFNNVARTCVEAMAATQGHTQSLHTNALDEALALPTDFSARIARNTQLLLQQESGTTRPIDPWGGSYYVEWLTHQLAERARAHIAEVAEHGGMAQAIDEGIPKLRIEEAAARTQARIDSGAQPVIGVNKYQVDEDHEIEVLKVENSRVRAEQLAKLEKLRAERDEEATQAALAELTRAAAATGVSGEDGLGNNLLALAINAARAKATVGEISDALEKVYGRHQAEIRTIAGVYRDEVGNSANVKGIEAATELVEKFAEADGRRPRILVAKMGQDGHDRGQKVIATAFADIGFDVDVGSLFSTPDEVARQAADNDVHVVGVSSLAAGHLTLVPALRDALAEVGRPDIMVVVGGVIPPGDFQELYDAGATAIFPPGTVIADAAVGLLNKLAERLGYDLSAPSAS; from the coding sequence ATGACTACGACGACACCGGCCGTCGGCAGCTTCTCCGACGTCCCGCTGCGCGGCGGCGCCGCTGGCCGTCCGGCGACCCCGGACACGGCGGCCGAGGCCGTGAGCGCCGCGGCGGCCGCACATGGATACACCCCTGAGCAGCTGACCTGGGCCACACCCGAGGGCATCGACGTCAAACCGGTCTACATCGAGGCCGACCGGGCCGCCGCGGTCGAGGCGGGCTATCCGCTGGACTCGTTCCCGGGGGAGCCGCCGTTCGTCCGTGGGCCCTATCCCACGATGTATGTGAACCAGCCGTGGACGATTCGCCAGTACGCGGGCTTCTCGACGGCGGCCGAGTCCAACGCGTTCTACCGCCGCAACCTGGCTGCGGGTCAGAAAGGCCTGTCGGTGGCGTTCGACCTGGCCACGCACCGCGGCTACGACTCGGACCATCCTCGGGTGGCTGGCGACGTCGGCATGGCCGGTGTGGCGATCGACTCGATCCTGGACATGCGCCAGCTCTTCGACGGCATCGACCTGGGCGCGGTCAGCGTGTCGATGACCATGAACGGCGCGGTGCTGCCGATCCTGGCGTTGTACGTGGTGGCGGCCGAGGAGCAGGGTGTGCCGCCGGAGAAGTTGGCCGGGACCATCCAGAACGACATCCTCAAAGAGTTCATGGTCCGCAACACCTACATCTACCCGCCCAAGCCGTCGATGCGGATCATCTCCGACATCTTCGGCTACACCAGCACGAAAATGCCCAAGTTCAACAGCATTTCGATCTCGGGCTACCACATTCAGGAAGCCGGAGCGACGGCCGATCTGGAGCTGGCGTACACGCTGGCCGACGGCGTTGAGTACATCAAGGCCGGCTTGGACGCGGGTCTGTCGATCGATAAGTTCGCGCCGCGGCTGTCGTTCTTCTGGGGCATCGGCATGAACTTCTTCATGGAGGTCGCCAAGCTGCGGGCGGGTCGCCTGCTGTGGAGCGAACTCGTGGCGCAGTTCGATCCCAAGAGCTCCAAGTCGCTGTCGCTGCGCACCCATTCGCAGACTTCGGGCTGGTCGCTGACCGCGCAGGACGTGTTCAACAACGTGGCGCGCACGTGCGTCGAGGCCATGGCCGCCACGCAGGGTCACACTCAGTCCCTGCACACCAACGCGCTCGACGAGGCGCTCGCGCTGCCCACCGACTTCTCGGCCCGCATCGCGCGCAACACCCAGCTTCTGCTCCAGCAGGAGTCGGGCACCACGCGCCCGATCGACCCCTGGGGTGGCTCCTACTACGTCGAGTGGCTCACCCATCAACTGGCGGAGCGGGCCCGCGCCCACATCGCTGAGGTCGCCGAGCACGGCGGCATGGCGCAGGCGATCGACGAGGGCATCCCGAAACTGCGCATCGAGGAGGCCGCGGCTCGTACGCAGGCCCGCATCGACTCCGGCGCCCAGCCGGTCATCGGCGTCAACAAGTACCAGGTCGACGAGGACCACGAGATCGAGGTCCTCAAGGTCGAGAACAGCCGAGTGCGTGCCGAGCAGTTGGCCAAGCTCGAGAAGCTGCGGGCCGAGCGCGACGAGGAGGCGACCCAGGCCGCGCTGGCCGAACTGACCCGCGCCGCGGCGGCCACTGGTGTGTCCGGCGAGGACGGACTGGGCAACAACCTGCTCGCGCTCGCGATCAACGCGGCGCGCGCGAAGGCGACCGTCGGCGAGATCTCCGATGCGCTGGAGAAGGTCTACGGCCGTCACCAGGCGGAGATTCGCACCATCGCAGGGGTGTACCGCGACGAGGTGGGGAACAGTGCGAACGTGAAGGGAATCGAGGCGGCCACCGAGCTGGTCGAGAAGTTCGCCGAGGCCGACGGCCGTCGGCCTCGCATCCTGGTGGCCAAGATGGGCCAGGACGGACACGATCGCGGACAGAAGGTCATCGCCACGGCCTTCGCCGACATCGGCTTCGACGTCGATGTGGGTTCGCTGTTCTCCACGCCGGACGAGGTGGCCAGGCAGGCCGCCGACAACGACGTCCACGTCGTCGGCGTGTCATCGCTGGCCGCGGGACACCTGACCCTGGTGCCCGCGCTGCGCGACGCGCTGGCGGAGGTCGGCAGGCCCGACATCATGGTCGTCGTGGGCGGCGTGATCCCGCCGGGAGACTTCCAGGAGCTGTACGACGCGGGCGCCACGGCGATCTTCCCCCCGGGAACCGTGATCGCCGACGCCGCCGTCGGCCTGTTGAACAAGCTGGCCGAGCGGCTGGGCTACGACCTGAGCGCACCGTCCGCGAGTTGA
- the mutA gene encoding methylmalonyl-CoA mutase small subunit: MSSEASVVPADRAELEQARARWRDAVAGVLAKSSRRDVADLPAEPEQLLATPTYEGFAVSALYTALDSVPEPALPGEWPFTRGADATRDVLSGWKIAEAFPAPGQAAGDGNATLLSALSDGVSAVVLRVGAESVPASDVDRLLEGVFVELVPVILETGPDAADQWAVAAEALLELVSAVPADQRADLSIDLGADPLTAPISGAAAPAIGDVTTVAARLAEFGPGVRAITVDGPAFHNRGANAAWELAGLVGAGVSYLRALTAAGLSAPDALRQISFRVSADDDQFMTIAKLRAARQLWARVAEVLDAPEAGAVTLHAVSSLAMMAQRDPWVNMLRCTLAAFGAGVGGADTVQVHPFDVAIPGGAEGISANFSRRIARNTQLLLLEESHLGRVWDPAGGSWFVEDLTQQLADTAWQHFQAIESRGGFAQAQEFVVEQIAAVGAARSADIAHRRTAVTGVNEFPNLTEPPLAQHDPLDGVVRYAQAFEDLRNRSDEFLAKKGDRPKALLIPLGPLAEHNIRTSFAANLLASGGIEAVNPGALTAADIAAAVQDAGSQAAVVICGSDARYGAEASAAVQAARAAGVQRVYLAGPEKAVAEAEHRPDEYLTAKIDAVEALSALLTRLGA, from the coding sequence GCAGGTGTCCTCGCCAAGAGTTCCCGGCGCGATGTCGCCGATCTGCCCGCCGAGCCGGAGCAGCTGCTCGCGACGCCGACGTACGAGGGCTTCGCTGTCTCGGCCCTCTACACCGCGCTGGACTCCGTGCCCGAACCCGCCCTGCCCGGTGAGTGGCCGTTCACGCGCGGCGCCGACGCCACCCGTGACGTCCTGTCGGGCTGGAAGATCGCCGAGGCCTTCCCGGCCCCGGGTCAAGCCGCGGGCGACGGAAACGCGACGCTGCTGTCCGCGTTGTCGGACGGGGTCAGCGCCGTTGTGCTGCGCGTCGGTGCCGAATCGGTGCCCGCCTCTGACGTCGACCGTCTGCTCGAAGGCGTGTTCGTCGAACTGGTTCCGGTGATCCTGGAGACCGGCCCGGATGCGGCCGACCAGTGGGCCGTGGCCGCCGAGGCGCTGCTCGAGCTGGTCTCGGCTGTGCCTGCCGACCAGCGCGCAGACCTCTCGATCGACCTCGGTGCGGATCCGCTGACCGCGCCGATCTCGGGCGCCGCGGCACCGGCGATCGGCGACGTGACCACCGTCGCGGCGCGGTTGGCCGAGTTCGGCCCGGGCGTGCGGGCCATCACCGTCGACGGTCCGGCGTTCCACAATCGCGGCGCGAACGCCGCCTGGGAATTGGCTGGCCTCGTCGGTGCGGGCGTCAGCTACCTGCGGGCATTGACCGCGGCGGGCCTCAGCGCCCCGGATGCCCTGCGGCAGATCAGTTTCCGGGTTTCCGCCGACGATGACCAGTTCATGACGATCGCCAAGCTGCGGGCCGCGCGCCAGCTGTGGGCCCGCGTCGCCGAGGTGCTCGACGCGCCCGAAGCGGGCGCGGTCACGCTGCACGCGGTGAGTTCGCTGGCGATGATGGCGCAGCGCGATCCGTGGGTGAACATGCTGCGCTGCACGCTTGCGGCATTCGGCGCAGGCGTCGGAGGCGCGGACACCGTGCAGGTGCATCCGTTCGACGTGGCCATTCCCGGTGGTGCCGAAGGGATCTCGGCGAACTTCTCGCGCCGCATCGCGCGCAACACCCAACTGCTGCTGCTTGAGGAGTCGCATCTGGGCCGCGTGTGGGACCCCGCGGGCGGTTCGTGGTTCGTCGAGGACCTCACTCAGCAGTTGGCCGACACCGCGTGGCAGCACTTCCAGGCCATCGAGTCTCGGGGCGGGTTCGCCCAGGCCCAGGAGTTCGTCGTCGAACAGATCGCTGCCGTCGGCGCCGCGCGCAGCGCGGACATCGCCCACCGCCGGACCGCCGTCACCGGCGTCAACGAGTTCCCGAACCTCACCGAACCGCCTCTGGCGCAGCACGATCCGCTGGACGGCGTGGTCCGCTACGCGCAGGCCTTCGAAGATCTGCGCAACCGCTCCGATGAGTTCCTGGCGAAGAAGGGCGATCGGCCCAAGGCGCTGCTGATTCCTCTGGGCCCGCTGGCCGAGCACAACATCCGCACCTCATTCGCGGCCAACCTGTTGGCCTCGGGCGGCATCGAGGCCGTCAACCCGGGCGCGCTGACCGCGGCGGACATCGCAGCGGCGGTGCAGGACGCCGGTTCGCAGGCGGCCGTCGTGATCTGCGGGTCGGACGCCCGCTACGGCGCGGAGGCCTCGGCCGCGGTGCAGGCCGCGCGCGCCGCGGGCGTGCAGCGGGTGTACCTGGCCGGTCCTGAGAAGGCCGTGGCCGAGGCCGAGCACCGGCCCGACGAATACCTGACCGCGAAGATCGATGCGGTCGAAGCGCTTTCCGCACTCCTGACCCGATTGGGGGCCTGA
- the meaB gene encoding methylmalonyl Co-A mutase-associated GTPase MeaB: protein MAAPANVSTTELADRIRSGDRSALARAITLVESTRADHRQQAQELLLELMPEAGSAMHIGITGVPGVGKSTSIEALGMHLIEQGHRVAVLAVDPSSTRTGGSILGDKTRMSRLAAHPDAYIRPSPTSGTLGGVARATRETVVLLEAGGFDVILIETVGVGQSEVTVAGMVDTFVFLTLARTGDQLQGIKKGVLELADIVVVNKADGAHAVEAKKAARELSGAIRLIYPRDVLWRPPVLTMSALEGTGLQDLWDAVLKHRDVLTEAGEFDARRRAQQVEWTWAMVRDVVLDRVLTNPEVRRIRGDVERQVRDGELTPALAAQQILDAAG, encoded by the coding sequence ATGGCCGCTCCGGCGAACGTGAGCACCACAGAGCTGGCCGACCGAATCCGCAGCGGTGATCGGTCAGCACTGGCCCGAGCGATCACGCTCGTGGAGTCCACCCGGGCCGACCATCGCCAGCAGGCCCAAGAGCTGCTGCTGGAGCTGATGCCCGAGGCGGGCTCTGCCATGCACATTGGGATCACCGGGGTGCCCGGCGTGGGCAAGTCCACGTCGATCGAGGCTCTCGGGATGCATCTCATCGAACAGGGGCACCGTGTCGCGGTCCTGGCCGTGGATCCGTCGTCGACCCGTACCGGCGGTTCCATCCTGGGTGACAAGACGCGGATGTCCCGGCTCGCCGCGCATCCGGACGCCTACATCCGTCCGTCGCCCACCTCAGGGACGCTGGGTGGCGTCGCGCGGGCCACGCGGGAGACCGTCGTGCTGCTCGAGGCCGGTGGGTTCGACGTGATCCTCATCGAGACCGTGGGTGTCGGGCAGTCCGAGGTCACTGTCGCGGGCATGGTCGACACCTTCGTGTTCCTGACCCTGGCTCGAACGGGAGACCAACTGCAGGGCATCAAGAAGGGTGTCCTGGAACTCGCCGACATCGTGGTGGTCAACAAGGCCGACGGCGCACACGCCGTCGAGGCCAAGAAGGCCGCACGCGAACTGTCCGGCGCGATCCGGCTGATCTACCCCCGCGACGTGCTCTGGCGCCCGCCGGTGCTGACCATGAGCGCGCTGGAGGGAACCGGCCTGCAGGACCTGTGGGACGCCGTGCTCAAGCACCGCGACGTGCTGACCGAGGCGGGCGAGTTCGACGCACGGCGCCGGGCACAGCAGGTCGAGTGGACCTGGGCGATGGTGCGGGACGTGGTGTTGGACCGTGTGCTGACCAACCCCGAGGTGCGGCGCATCCGTGGTGACGTGGAGCGCCAGGTGCGTGACGGGGAGTTGACGCCGGCACTGGCTGCACAGCAGATTTTGGACGCCGCCGGTTGA